Proteins from a genomic interval of Pseudodesulfovibrio nedwellii:
- a CDS encoding SPL family radical SAM protein — translation MTKQLPSHLHKIGHVFVDESMQNSPIANRVRNKLAGTDQANIPWTVVPPEQDRIEFDEGDTQALYLKEYKGKFLRFCPGTRAYHCCGYRIIHIGENCPMACSYCILQAYFQDRVLKIWANQDALFTELGNAFGADPNTRYRVGTGEFTDSLALEHLTGYSNNLIGFLQDYDNVVLELKSKVVDLTWMEATTRTDRVLPAWSLNAPFINEHEEFDVSTLKERLEAARTCAEAGFKVCLHFDPIIHYPGWREGYAEIIDMIFDYVRPENIAYMSLGSFRCMPQLNPIIADHFPDTTYIYNEFIPGLDGKARLLRPLRVEQFTFMVDRLRKHGMDKQLYFCMESTEVWNEVFGYAPKDFGGLGNRLMAQAFGE, via the coding sequence ATGACTAAGCAACTCCCCTCCCATCTTCATAAAATCGGTCATGTGTTCGTGGATGAATCCATGCAGAATTCACCCATCGCGAATCGGGTACGCAACAAACTGGCCGGGACCGATCAGGCAAATATTCCGTGGACTGTGGTCCCCCCCGAACAAGACCGCATAGAGTTTGACGAAGGCGACACGCAGGCATTGTATCTCAAGGAATACAAAGGCAAATTCCTCCGATTTTGCCCCGGGACCCGTGCCTACCATTGCTGCGGATACCGCATCATTCACATCGGCGAGAACTGTCCCATGGCCTGCTCCTATTGTATTTTGCAGGCATACTTTCAGGACCGCGTGCTGAAAATCTGGGCCAATCAGGACGCCCTGTTCACCGAACTGGGCAACGCCTTCGGAGCAGATCCAAATACCCGTTACCGCGTTGGTACCGGCGAGTTCACTGACTCGCTGGCCCTAGAACATCTGACCGGCTATTCCAACAATCTCATTGGATTTCTTCAAGATTACGACAACGTAGTGCTGGAATTAAAGTCCAAAGTCGTGGACCTGACGTGGATGGAAGCAACCACTCGCACAGACCGAGTTCTTCCGGCATGGTCACTCAACGCACCATTCATCAATGAACATGAAGAATTCGACGTTTCCACACTGAAAGAACGTCTTGAAGCAGCCCGCACCTGTGCCGAGGCCGGATTCAAAGTATGCCTCCATTTCGACCCGATCATCCATTACCCCGGCTGGCGTGAAGGTTACGCCGAAATCATCGACATGATTTTTGATTATGTGCGCCCCGAAAACATTGCCTATATGTCTCTCGGTTCGTTCCGTTGTATGCCCCAGCTCAACCCGATTATTGCGGACCATTTTCCTGATACAACATATATTTATAATGAATTCATCCCCGGCCTTGATGGTAAAGCTCGACTACTCCGCCCGCTGCGTGTTGAACAGTTCACCTTCATGGTCGACCGCCTGCGCAAACACGGAATGGATAAGCAACTTTACTTCTGCATGGAATCCACCGAAGTCTGGAACGAAGTCTTCGGATACGCCCCCAAAGATTTCGGCGGATTAGGCAACCGGTTGATGGCTCAGGCATTTGGAGAATAA
- a CDS encoding ParB/RepB/Spo0J family partition protein: MHLSNEIFTAPADNINNSGAHLFWADTPDTSLADSIEEFGQSTPVLVYESQNGLNLVAGHARVSALHNLGRPVLARMVEDINETDKGLLYLTDNLQRPMDDGMRLKALEFFAPLMEEKSLKSNILPRLGIKPKSKDAKLLVGWLTMDQTWRDLLKQGNIPLASATPLSRMTSEDRQAAEPLFTGFSWSRSNAVNVLNWLFETAKMNDQSVQEVMHTAGMIKILSQGLSPKDTIARLANAARLARYPELTKLQDRFTAAAGEITGGTRWRMIQPNNFETGGAELTVQIKDAAQLKRAVAEMTDLADAPAWEKLWKLGSGND, encoded by the coding sequence TTGCATCTATCCAACGAGATCTTCACGGCCCCTGCCGACAATATAAACAATTCAGGCGCACATCTGTTCTGGGCCGACACCCCGGACACATCATTGGCAGATTCCATTGAAGAATTCGGCCAATCCACACCGGTACTAGTCTACGAATCCCAAAACGGCCTGAATCTCGTCGCCGGACACGCACGCGTGAGCGCTCTCCATAACCTTGGTCGTCCGGTTCTTGCCAGAATGGTTGAAGATATAAATGAAACCGACAAAGGATTGCTTTATCTGACCGACAACCTGCAACGCCCCATGGACGATGGCATGCGCCTCAAGGCTCTTGAGTTTTTCGCGCCGCTCATGGAAGAAAAATCCCTCAAGTCGAACATCCTGCCCCGTCTTGGCATAAAGCCTAAATCCAAGGACGCCAAACTTCTGGTGGGCTGGCTCACCATGGATCAAACATGGCGCGACCTGCTCAAACAAGGCAACATTCCTCTGGCCTCAGCCACGCCTCTTTCTCGCATGACCAGTGAAGACCGTCAGGCAGCAGAACCACTGTTCACCGGATTCTCATGGTCTCGCTCCAATGCGGTCAACGTCTTGAACTGGCTGTTCGAAACCGCTAAGATGAACGATCAATCCGTGCAGGAAGTCATGCACACCGCGGGCATGATCAAAATTCTTTCGCAGGGGCTTTCTCCCAAGGACACCATTGCACGTCTCGCCAATGCGGCCCGACTGGCACGTTACCCTGAACTGACCAAACTTCAGGACCGGTTCACTGCCGCAGCCGGAGAAATCACCGGCGGAACCCGCTGGCGTATGATTCAGCCCAATAATTTTGAAACAGGCGGAGCCGAATTAACCGTCCAAATCAAGGATGCCGCACAGCTCAAACGGGCTGTTGCAGAAATGACAGACCTCGCCGACGCCCCGGCATGGGAAAAACTCTGGAAGCTGGGAAGTGGCAATGACTAA
- a CDS encoding elongation factor G, which produces MPDLKTQRTYALVGHGGSGKTSVAEMLLFNAGVVNRLGKVEDGSTVLDYEPEEIKRRGSVQPGFASYKWKKNDHFLIDTPGDSNFAGDLSYSLTATDGVVMVIDAVDGVKPLTRKIWARVQEKGLPSMIVINKMDRDRAEFDTAFNGISEALGARPALLYYPIGSKEDFKGVVDMMSGKALIFGADGAVEEGDIPGDIADEVEMLRETMIENIAESDEDLMEKYFEDGELSPEDITKGLQGGVASGELVPVVVSAALNCQGGQMILDTIQNLLPGPLTHPVWEGEEGERASSPDEPLACFVFKTQADPFAGQLTVVRVLSGELKSDFHLLNASNGEKERVGQLLVMNGKEQAQVKDPMGPGSIAVLAKLKNTHTGDTLVEKDDFKLIKPEIAPQLITFALAPAEKGDEDKVYSAVAKLLEEDITLTLARDEESGDILLSGMGQNHIEISVEKARRRYKADIVLKTPKVPYRETFKTGAKEVQGRHKKQSGGRGQFGDCWINVTPKVSGAGYEFEDKIVGGSIPRQFIPAVDKGVQEVAARGVLAGYPVIDFQVTLYDGSYHNVDSSEMAFKVAGSIAFKKACEKAKMALLEPVMLVTVAVPDSFMGDVIGDLSSRRGKVLGSDSQTGLTEVKAHVPMAEMLKYAPDLNSMTGGQGTFFMEFASYEECPPQETEKVIAANKRADEAV; this is translated from the coding sequence ATGCCTGATTTGAAAACTCAAAGAACTTATGCACTCGTCGGTCATGGCGGTAGCGGGAAAACTTCCGTCGCCGAGATGTTGCTTTTCAATGCCGGAGTTGTAAACCGCCTCGGCAAGGTCGAAGACGGAAGCACCGTTCTCGATTACGAACCCGAGGAAATCAAGCGTCGAGGTTCTGTTCAGCCTGGTTTTGCCAGCTACAAGTGGAAAAAGAACGACCATTTTCTCATCGACACTCCCGGTGATTCCAACTTCGCAGGTGATCTTTCCTACAGCCTGACCGCTACAGATGGCGTGGTCATGGTTATTGACGCTGTTGATGGTGTTAAGCCACTGACTCGCAAGATTTGGGCACGGGTTCAGGAGAAGGGGCTGCCTTCTATGATCGTCATCAACAAGATGGATCGTGATAGGGCCGAATTCGATACCGCATTCAACGGTATTTCCGAGGCTCTCGGTGCTCGTCCTGCTTTGTTGTACTATCCCATCGGCTCCAAAGAAGATTTCAAGGGCGTGGTGGACATGATGTCCGGCAAGGCTTTGATATTCGGCGCTGACGGCGCAGTCGAAGAAGGGGATATTCCCGGCGACATCGCAGATGAAGTCGAAATGTTGCGTGAAACCATGATTGAGAACATCGCTGAAAGTGATGAAGATCTCATGGAAAAATATTTTGAAGACGGAGAATTATCTCCCGAAGATATTACCAAGGGCCTTCAGGGCGGCGTCGCTTCCGGCGAACTCGTTCCCGTGGTCGTATCCGCAGCCCTGAATTGTCAGGGTGGCCAGATGATTCTGGACACTATACAGAATCTGTTGCCCGGTCCTTTGACCCATCCCGTATGGGAAGGCGAAGAAGGCGAACGGGCCAGTTCACCGGACGAGCCTTTGGCTTGTTTCGTGTTTAAGACCCAGGCCGACCCATTTGCCGGTCAGCTTACTGTGGTTCGTGTTTTGTCTGGAGAACTCAAGTCCGATTTCCATCTGCTCAATGCGTCCAATGGCGAAAAAGAGCGTGTGGGACAGTTGTTGGTTATGAACGGCAAGGAACAGGCTCAGGTAAAGGATCCTATGGGTCCCGGTTCTATTGCTGTGCTGGCAAAGCTCAAAAACACCCATACCGGCGACACCTTGGTTGAGAAAGATGATTTCAAGTTGATCAAGCCTGAAATCGCACCACAACTGATCACCTTCGCTTTGGCTCCGGCCGAAAAGGGTGACGAAGACAAGGTATACTCAGCGGTTGCCAAGCTGCTTGAGGAAGATATTACCCTGACTTTGGCTCGAGACGAAGAGTCCGGTGACATCTTGCTGTCAGGTATGGGACAGAATCATATTGAAATCTCGGTTGAGAAGGCCAGACGCCGCTACAAGGCTGATATCGTTTTGAAAACACCCAAGGTCCCGTATCGAGAGACTTTCAAGACCGGTGCCAAGGAAGTGCAGGGGCGTCACAAGAAACAGTCAGGTGGTCGTGGTCAGTTTGGCGATTGCTGGATTAACGTGACTCCCAAAGTGTCCGGTGCAGGCTATGAATTCGAAGACAAGATCGTCGGTGGTTCCATCCCCCGTCAGTTCATTCCCGCTGTTGACAAGGGCGTTCAGGAAGTTGCTGCTCGCGGTGTGTTGGCCGGTTACCCGGTTATCGACTTTCAGGTGACGTTGTATGACGGCAGTTACCATAACGTCGACTCCTCGGAGATGGCGTTCAAAGTCGCAGGTTCCATTGCCTTCAAGAAAGCCTGCGAAAAGGCCAAGATGGCTTTACTGGAGCCGGTCATGCTCGTGACCGTGGCTGTACCTGATTCCTTTATGGGCGACGTTATCGGCGACCTGTCCTCCCGTCGAGGCAAGGTATTGGGTTCCGATTCCCAGACAGGTCTGACTGAGGTCAAGGCGCATGTGCCCATGGCTGAAATGCTTAAGTATGCCCCGGATTTGAACTCCATGACCGGTGGGCAGGGAACTTTCTTCATGGAATTTGCTTCCTACGAGGAATGCCCGCCTCAGGAAACAGAAAAGGTCATTGCCGCCAACAAGAGGGCGGATGAAGCCGTGTAA
- a CDS encoding lysophospholipid acyltransferase family protein — MFRRIFFVLNLWIVTVYYSWKTMKVDPANSTPEEYDQWGLAWGHAAIKLSGMKIEADMGDVDPQGHYVFICNHQSNLDIPVLFDVLKGNRIRYVAKKSLFDIPIYGKALAYSGHICIDRENRRSAMKSLNEAVEIAKNGFSPVVFPEGTRNLHLEDLMEFKIGGMIIALKSGLPVVPIVMTNTGLVMGKGQMIIDNRPVVRVKALPIIDPSEYTIKDREKFKDDLRAKMSAAYKELLAQG; from the coding sequence ATGTTTCGACGTATATTTTTTGTCCTTAACCTGTGGATTGTAACTGTCTACTATAGCTGGAAGACCATGAAGGTTGATCCAGCCAACTCCACTCCTGAGGAATATGACCAGTGGGGATTAGCTTGGGGCCATGCCGCGATTAAGTTATCCGGTATGAAGATTGAGGCTGACATGGGGGATGTAGACCCTCAAGGACATTACGTTTTTATCTGCAACCATCAATCAAATCTTGACATTCCCGTGCTGTTCGACGTGCTTAAAGGCAACCGTATTCGTTATGTTGCCAAGAAGAGCCTGTTTGATATTCCCATTTATGGAAAGGCTCTGGCCTATTCCGGGCATATCTGCATTGATCGGGAAAATCGTCGTTCAGCCATGAAGTCTTTGAACGAAGCCGTGGAAATAGCCAAGAACGGGTTTTCTCCAGTTGTTTTCCCTGAAGGGACTCGGAATCTGCATCTTGAAGATCTCATGGAATTTAAGATTGGTGGTATGATCATTGCTCTCAAATCCGGGTTGCCTGTGGTGCCTATCGTCATGACCAATACGGGGCTTGTTATGGGCAAAGGCCAGATGATTATCGATAACCGGCCTGTGGTTCGGGTAAAGGCTTTGCCAATTATTGACCCGTCTGAATATACCATCAAGGATCGTGAAAAGTTCAAGGACGATCTGCGCGCGAAGATGAGCGCGGCATACAAGGAACTGTTGGCGCAAGGATAG